A window of the Lactuca sativa cultivar Salinas chromosome 7, Lsat_Salinas_v11, whole genome shotgun sequence genome harbors these coding sequences:
- the LOC111913666 gene encoding 26S proteasome non-ATPase regulatory subunit 12 homolog A, translated as MEGGSSLDSKIESLLNVEKQMRLNGDIAGTKKAAIDILQLCFEARAWKTLNDQIVVLSKRRGQLKQAVTAMVQQAMQYIDETPDIETKIELIKTLNSVSAGKIYVEIERARLIKRLAKIKEEQGQIAEAADLMQEIAVETFGAMAKTEKIAFILEQVRLCLDRQDYVRAQILSRKISPRVFDADPSKEKKKPKDAEGLVEEAPANIPSLLQLKRIYYEHMIRFYSHSNDYLEICRCYKSIYEIPSVKEDPSQWIPVLRKICWYLVLSPHDPMQSSLLNSTLEDKNLSEIPHFRSLLKQVITMEVVQWTSLWNTFKEEFENEKNMLGGSLGDKAAEDLQERIIEHNILVVSKYYARITVKRLAELLCLTVEEAEKHLSDMVVSKALVAKVDRPLGIVCFQTAKDSNGILNSWAMNLEKLLDLVEKSCHQIHKETMVHKAALKA; from the exons ATG GAAGGAGGGAGTAGTTTGGACTCGAAAATCGAGTCTCTATTGAATGTGGAGAAGCAAATGAGACTTAATGGCGATATAGCTGGTACAAAGAAGGCCGCGATTGATATTCTTCAACTTTGTTTCGAGGCTCGTGCTTGGAAGACACTCAATGATCAGATTGTTGTATTGTCGAAGCGGCGTGGTCAGTTGAAGCAG GCTGTAACTGCTATGGTCCAACAAGCAATGCAGTATATTGATGAAACCCCAGATATTGAGACCAAAATTGAACTCATCAAGACACTAAACAGTGTATCAGCTGGAAAG ATTTATGTAGAGATTGAGAGAGCCAGATTGATCAAAAGACTAGCAAAGATCAAGGAAGAACAGGGACAAATTGCTGAAGCTGCTGATTTGATGCAAGAAATTGCT GTGGAAACTTTTGGGGCAATGGCTAAAACTGAAAAGATTGCTTTCATTCTTGAACAA gTTCGATTATGTTTAGATAGGCAAGATTATGTTCGTGCTCAAATTCTTTCAAGGAAAATTAGCCCAAGAGTTTTTGATGCTGATccttcaaaagaaaagaagaagccAAAAGATGCTGAAGGACTTGTGGAAGAAGCCCCTGCAAATATTCCATCTTTGCTTCAACTCAAAAGAATCTACTACGAACATATGATTCG ATTCTACTCACACAGCAATGACTACCTTGAAATCTGTCGATGTTACAAATCGATATATGAAATCCCTTCTGTCAAGGAAGACCCTTCTCAATGGATTCCA GTGTTGAGGAAAATTTGTTGGTATTTGGTTTTGTCACCACATGATCCGATGCAATCGAGTCTTTTAAACTCCACTTTGGAAGATAAAAACCTCTCGGAAATCCCTCACTTTAG GTCTCTGTTGAAACAAGTGATCACAATGGAAGTTGTTCAGTGGACTTCTTTGTGGAATACATTCAAAGAGGAGTTTGAAAATGAGAAGAATATGTTAGGTGGCTCTTTAGGTGACAAAGCTGCTGAGGATCTTCAGGAGAGAATAATTGAACat AATATACTGGTTGTCTCAAAGTACTATGCACGGATCACAGTAAAACGGCTTGCAGAGCTGTTGTGTCTTACAGTTGAG GAAGCGGAAAAGCATCTATCTGATATGGTGGTATCAAAGGCATTGGTGGCAAAGGTGGATAGGCCTTTGGGAATTGTGTGTTTCCAAACAGCGAAAGACAGCAATGGGATATTGAATTCATGGGCAATGAATTTGGAGAAGCTTCTGGATCTTGTTGAGAAGAGTTGCCACCAAATCCATAAGGAAACCATGGTTCACAAAGCTGCTTTGAAAGCTTGA